The sequence GCGCTGACGACCGGGTGGCGAAGGCGGAGCAGCGCCCATACTATTCGAGTTGCACTGACATGCGGCTTTGGGGGTGATCGCTGGCAGCGCCGACGGGGATCCCTTCTCAAGATATCCACAAGTGTGGAAACGTCTGTGCATAACCTCTGAATCCGGTTCGGAAGAGCGCGCTGCAAGGAGGTGTTTCGCAACATCCAATCCTGCTTGAGCACAAAAGTCGCATAGCAATCCCACGGGGATCACGGACACTGGACTGAGCGGCGCTGATGCGTGCGCCCGGTCGAGGTCACGACCGCCGCACGCGGGTATGCAATCATCCTGGAGGCGCCCCACCCAAGAGCGGGGTCAGCGAGATGCGCCCGGTCCGGCTTGCGGGTGGAGGTCGCCCAGAGAGTCCGCCGCCACTCGGTGGAGGCTTCTGGGGCAGGCCGAAGGGCATAGTCACCGCACTTATCGCCGCCACGTTCGTCGCCTTCATACAGCATCAACTGCACCAGAGCCCGCCGCCGCAAGCCGAGCACCTTCGGCCTGTCCCATGTTACCGCGGTTTTCGACGTGCGCCCTCGCGTCCGCTGGCCGCTGACACCCCGTCGGGATCACCACTTCCTGAGGAGGGTATGCCTGATCATGGGCCGCTCGGCTGACGTGCTGTCTGAACTGTGGCAAGATCTGGTCGCGAGCCTGGAGCGCGCGCTGTCGCCCGCCGCGCTCAATCGTTGGCTCAAGAATATCAATCCCCTCTCACTCGACGCCGACTGCCTGCGGGTCGGTGTGCCGAGCGCTTTCGCCCGCGATTGGCTGGAGCGCAAGGCCGCTCATCACATGCGCGCGGAGGCCCAGCGCATCCTGGGGCGACCGGTGCGCCTGGAGTTCGTGCTGCAGCAGCTCGACCTGGGGCTTGCCGACGAGGTGGCGGCACCGCCGCCGGCGCCGGCCGCCGCGCGGCGTCGCGATGAGTTCGCGCCGACGCCGCTGATCCCGCGCTACACCTTCGACAACTTCGTCGTCGGCAAGAGCAACCAGTTCGCGCAGGCGGCCGCGCTCGCTGTTGCCAAGGCTCCGGCCAAGACCTACAATCCGCTGTTCATCTACGGAGGCGTCGGCCTCGGCAAGACCCATCTCATGCACGCCATCGGCCATCACGTTGTGGCCAGCCGCCCCGAGCTCAAGGTCGCCTACGTCACCGGCGACACCTTCACCTATCACGTCGTCACCTCTATCCGCGAGGACCGCTTCGGCGCCTTCCGCAGCCGTTATCGCAACGTTGACCTGTGGCTGGTGGATGACATCCAGTTCATCGCCACCAAGGAGCGCACGGAGGCGGAGTTCTTCCAGACCTTCAACGCTCTCTACGAGACCGGGCGCCAGGTGGTCATCACCTCCGACCGCCCGCCCAAGGAACTGCAGATCATGGACGCCCGGCTGCGCTCGCGCTTCGAGTGGGGCCTGATCGCCGACATCAAACCGCCGGACCTGGAGACGCGCATCGCGATCCTGCAGCGCAAGGCGGCGCTCGACGGCTGCGATGTGCCCGATGACGTCATCCGCTACATCGCCAACATGGTGCAATCCAACATCCGCATTCTCGAGGGCGCCCTGACCAAGGTCATCGCCGCCTCCTCGTTCGCCGGGCAACCGCTGGGCCTGCACCTCGCCATGGAGCAACTCAAGGATCACTCGGTGGGCGATTACCTGCGCCCGGTCAGCATCAACCTGGTGCAGGAAGTCGTCGCCCAGCACTTCCACCTTACCCTTGCTGATCTCACCGCTCATAAGCGCACGCGCGAGATCGTGTTCCCGCGCCAGGTCGCCATGTATCTCGCGCGCGAGTTGCTCAAGGCCTCCTTCCCCGAGATCGCCAAGCGCTTCGGCGGCAGGGATCACTCCACCGTCATTCACGCCTGCAACAAGGTGCGTGAGCGCCTCCAGCACGACGAGCAGTTGCGCGCCCTGATTGGCGAATTGACCAACACGCTGACGCCGCGGTAGGCGCCGTGAGTTTGCCGTCGGGCGCGGCGCGCCCGCGGCAACACGATCAACTTGTGCAATATGCTGTGGGTACCGCTGTGGACGGTCGCCGCATCACGCGACAGCGGTTGCCGTTGGGGATAACCAACACCTAACCGCTTGCTTGATACACAGGTTACCCACCGCCTGCTTGGCCGCGGGTGAGCGTGGAACTGCGCTTGTCCACGGCTTTCACAGGATTATTATTATTATTACGGAATTATATTTCTTACCAACGACTATGGAACGGTGGGTACAACTCGGCGGGAAGGCTGACTGCTCGGGCGCAGGAGGACTTTGTTGAGATTTACCAGTCGCCGCGGATTGCTGTCTGATGCACTGCAATTAGCTTCGCGCGTGGTCACCGGCAGAAGCACGCTGCCGATACTGAGCAACGTGCTGCTGGAGGTCAAAGGCGAACGTCTGCGCCTGCTGACCAGCGATCTTGAGATGTGGGTGGATTGCAGCGTCCCCGTGGACCACGCCGAGGACGGCGCGATCACGGTGCCGGCTAAGATCCTCAACGAGGTGGTGGCGAGCCTGCCCGGGGGCGAGGTCAGCCTTGCGAGCGAGGACGGGAACGCCGTCACGGTGACGTCGGGTAAGTCTGAGTACGCCATTCAGGGTCTGGCGGCGGAGGAGTTCCCGGCAGCGGCCGCGCCCATCGGAGGCGTCGCGCTGACGCTGCCGCAGGCGGCTCTGCGCTCCCTGCTGCGGGGCACGGAGTTCGCCGCCTCGGCCGACGAAACACGCGCCATTCTCACGGGGATGCTGTTGGTGTGGAACGGCGAGAAGCTGACGGTGGTAGCCACCAACATGCATCGCCTGGCGCTCGACGCGGTGGCGGTCGCGGGCGGGCCGGCGCAGGAAACACAAACGGTGGTGCCGGTGCGAGCCCTGCGCGAGGTGATGCGCTCGCTGTCCGCGGAAGCGGAGCCGACGGCGCGCGTGCATCTCGGAGAGAACCACGCGCTGTTCGAGCTCGACCACGTCGCGATCACCTCGCGCATCATCGAGGGGCAGTTCCCCAACTACGAGCGAGTGATCGCAATCGACGCCGAACACACGGTGCGCGCGGAGCGCCTGGCGTTGCTCGCGGCCCTGCGCCGCGCCGACATCGTCGCCCGCGCCGAGGCGGACAAGGTGATCCTGCGCGTGCAGCCGGGCGCGATGATGATCGAGGCCGAGAGCCCGGACGTCGGCCGCGCGCGCGAGGAGGTGCCCATCGAGCTGGAGGGCGACCAGATGGAGATCGCTTTCAGCGCCCAGTACCTCATAGACGCGCTCGAGGCCATGCCCGGGGAGCAGGTGGAGATCAGCCTCAGCGGCCCCCTCGGCCAGGGCGTCATGCGGGCGGTGGGTAACGCGACCTACCTCTACGTGGCCATGCCCCTGCAGATAGCGTGACCGGCGACAGCTTGCAGGCAGGCGCCACCGCCAGCGGCACCCCGTCCGGTTCGTGCCAGCCAGCGGCGCAGCGGGTGCGTAGGCGATGAAGCTTGAGCGACTGCAGCTGCGCGATTTCCGCAACTACCGCGAATTGGAGCTGCTCCTCGACGACCCCTGGGTGCTGGTGATCGGGGCCAACGCCCAGGGCAAGTCCAACTTGCTGGAGGCGATCGCGCTCGCTTGCGCGGGCCGCTCACCGCGCGCGGCGGCGGACGTGGAGATGATTCGCTGGGGGCAGGAGCAGGCGCGCGTGGCGGCGCGCGTCGCCACCGCGGCGCGCGGCACGCTGGAGATGGAGGCGATCCTCGCTTCCCAGGCGCGCCGCCAGGTGAAGATCAACGGCTCGCCGCGGCGGGCAGGCGACCTGGTGGGGCTGGTGGGCCTGGTCCTGTTTGCGGTTGATGACCTCGATGTGGTCAAGCGCGACCCCTTCGCGCGACGGCGCTTCCTCGATACCGAGCTCGGCGCCCTCAGCAAGTCGTACTACTGGAACCTCACCCGCTATCGCCGAGTCGTGGACCAGCGCAATCGCCTGCTCAAAGACATCCGCGACCGCGCGCGGGCGCGTGGCGAGCTCGAGACCTGGGACCAACAGCTCACCCACACCGGCGCGGTGGTGGTGGAGAAGCGCGCGGCATTCCTGCGCGCGGTGAGCGCGCCCGCGGCGGCCGCCCACCGCCGGCTGGCGGGGAGTGACGCGACGCTCGAGCTGCGCTATCTCCCGGCGCTGGGGGAGGACGGCGCGTGGGCGCGAATCGCGACCGCGGCGGAGACGCCGGAGCTGCGTCGCCACATCGCCGAGCGACTGGCGCGTGCGCTGGCCCAGGGGCGCGCCGAGGAGATCGAACGCGGCATGACCCTGTGCGGGCCGCAGCGCGATGACTTCGAGATCATCGCCGGCGGCGTGGACCTCCATCGCTTCGGGTCCCAGGGGGAGCAGCGCACGGCCGCCATCGCGCTGCGGCTGGGGCTGGTGCGGGTGGTAGCCGAGGGCGTTGGCGAACCGCCCCTGCTGCTGCTCGACGACGTCTTGTCCGAGCTCGACGCGGAGCGCCGAGCGGGGCTGTTCGAGGCGCTGGGGGGCGCGGGGCAAACCATTGTCACCACCACCGACGTAGACTCCATCCCGGCAGGGGTGCGGGCGACGGCCAGAAGGTTGAGAGTCGGGGACGGGAGGGTCGTCGCCGCCTAGCGGGCGCGCAGGTCGCCCTGCGGCGATAGGGGCTGGAAGACCATGGAAGACGGGCGCCTGGGCGAAATCCTGCGCGGGTTGATGCGCCGGCACCATCTCGAGCGGCGCCTGCGCCAGCGCGCCGCCATCCAATTGTGGCCCGAGGTGGTGGGGGCCGATATCGCGCGCAACTGCTGGCCGCTGCTGGTGCGCGACGGCGTGCTGACGGTGGGCGCCGTCAATCATGCGTGGGCGCAAACGTTGCAGCTCATGAGCACGCAGATCGTCGAAGCCTTCAACCAGCGCGCGGGCGAGAGCGTGCTGCGCGAGATCAAGGTGCGGGTTGGCGACCGCGCGCAGCGGCCGCCGCCGGCAAGTCGAGGCGCCGCGGTGCCGCCCGCGGCGCCGCCGCTGACGCCCGAGCAGCAGGCGCGTGTGCGCGAGTTGAGCGCGCACATCGAAGACCCCCAGTTGCGGGCCCAGGTGGGGCGCGCGCTGGCGGGGCTGATGCGCGTGCGGCGAGTGCGTGAGGCCCAACGCGGGCGCGTCTGCGCGCGCTGCGGGCGCGAGTTCGCGGGCCGCGGCAGGTGCTGTCGCGGTTGCGCGGCGAAGGGCTGACGTGCTACACTCCGCTGGGGGCGGGCGAGTCGGCCGGTCGCGGTCATGAAGGAGACCTAGACGCATGGAGATCCGGGGAGCGCGCGCGGCGGTGGTCGCGGGCAGCCTGGTCGTGTTGGCGGCGGCAAGTTTGCTGGCAGGATGTAACCGGGACTACAGCACGTACCGCGGCGGGCCGGTCGCTTTCTCGACTCACAGCTACCGCATAGAATACCCGGCCGGGTTCGCGCGCTGGGAGCTGCCGCAGACCGATCGGGACATAGTTCCGGTCAGCTTCTTTTACGAGAACATCCGTTTCGATCCCAAGGATCCCAAGCAGCGATCTCCGGGGATGATCTTCGTGCGCTGCCACCGGATGCGCGCCGGAGAGAGCGTGCAGGCGTTCGTGAACGGGATGTACGACGAACTGACGCCGCAGTTCTTGGACGTTAAGCTGCGCAAGGTGCCGAAAGGCTCGTCGGGGCGGCCGGAGTACGTGCTGTCGGTGGAGAATGAGTCGTACCAGGTGGCGCGCGTGATCCCGCTGCCGCGCGAGAAGCTGGCTTACGAGGTTGAGACCGTCTGCGCCCCGGCTCAGCGCAAAGCGTTCGAGGAACTATTCGGGCGAGCGCGCGAGAGCTTCCAGATCCTGCCCCTACGCAAGTAGGCGGGAGCGCGAAAGGAACGCCCGTGGGCAAGCAATGGGAGGGGCCGCTGCAGGAGGCGGGCCCTTGCCGCTATCGGATCCCCCGCAGCTACAAAGCGCAGATGCGCACCGATGGCGTCGTCTTCGCCTCCGCGCCGATGCTGCCCGACATCAGGTCCGACCAGTCGCCCGAGCAGGTGGCCAACGTGGCCTGCCTGCCGGGCATCGTCGGCGACGCCATCGCCCTGCCCGACATCCACTACGGCTACGGCTTCCCCATCGGCGGCGTGGCGGCGACCGATGTCGAGCAGGGAGTGGTTTCCCCCGGCGGCGTCGGCTACGACATCAACTGCGGGGTATGCCTGCTGCGCACCGACCTGCGGCGCGCCGCCGTCGCCCCCAAGCTGGAGGCGATCATCAACCAGGTCTTCCGCGACGTGCCCTCGGGGGTGGGCTCGGAGGGGCGGGTGCGGGTGAGCGAGGCGGAGCTGCGGCAGGTGTTGCAGCAGGGGGCGCGCTGGGCGGTGAAGGCCGGCTACGGCGACCCCGAGGACCTTCAGCACATCGAAGACGGCGGCTGCCTCCAGGGCGCCGACCCGGGCCTGCTCAGCGAGCGCGCGCGCAAGCGCGGGCGGCCGCAGCTCGGCACCCTGGGCGCCGGCAACCACTTCCTGGAGCTGCAGGAGGTGTGCGATATCTACGATCCCGCCGTCGCCCGCGCCTTCGGCATCGAGGAGGTGGGCCAGGTCACGATCATGGTGCACACCGGCTCGCGCGGCCTCGGCTACCAGGTGTGCGACGACGCGCTGGCGCTGATGCAGCGCGCGATGCAAAAGTACCGCCTCGAGCTTCCCGATCCCCAGCTCGCCTGCGCCCCCGTCAATTCGCCCGAGGGACGTGACTACCTGGCGGCGATGGCGTGCGCCGCCAACTACGCCTGGGCCAACCGCACCTGCATCACCCACTGGGTGCGCCAGGCCTTCGCCCGCGCGGTCGGCGCCGCCCCCGCGGCCTTGGGGCTGCAGGTGGTGTACGACGTCGCCCACAATATCGCCAAGCTCGAACAGCACCAGGTCGCGGGCAAGCCCCGCCGCCTGTGCGTCCATCGCAAGGGCGCGACCCGGGCCTTTCCCGCCGGGCACCCCGACCTCCCGGCCGACTACGCCGCGGTGGGCCAGCCGGTGATCGTCCCCGGCGACATGGGGTCGCACTCCTACCTGCTGGTGGGCACTCCCGAGGCGATGACCGCTACCTTCGGCTCGACCTGCCACGGCGCGGGGCGGCTGATGAGCCGCCACCAGGCGGTGCGCACCGCCCGCGGGCGCGACATCGTGCGCGAGCTGGCGGAGCAGGGAATCCTGGTGCGCGCGGCGAGCCGCGGGGTGGTGGCGGAGGAGATGCCGGGCGCCTACAAGGACGTGGACGTGGTCGCCGCCGCCTGCGAGTGCGCAGGCATCTCCCGCCGCGTGGCGCGCATGCGCCCCCTGGCGGTGATGAAGGGATAGCGCCCCACCGTAGATGGAACACCTGCACGCGGATACCGTCTTCAAGTTGCTCGTCAGCCTCGCGGTCATTCTCGCCTCCGCCGAACTCTTCACCAACGGCGTCGAGTGGCTGGGGCGCCGCCTGAGCCTGGCCGAGGGCGCGGTCGGCAGCGTCCTCGCCGCCGTCGGCACCGCCCTGCCCGAGACCCTCATCCCCTTCGTCGCCATCCTCATCGCCGGCGGCGAGACCGGCCGCCAAATCGGCCTCGGCGCCATCCTCGGCGCCCCCTTCATGCTCGCCACCCTTGCCATGTTCATCACCGGCCTGGCGGCGATCGTCTTCGCCCGCCGGCGCCCGGCGGGCGCGACCGTCATCCTCAACCGGGCGGTGGTGACGCGCGACCTGGGGTTCTTTCTGGTCATGTACGCGGCGGCGGTCGCGACGTCGTTCGCCCCGGGGCGGTTTTTTCACCTCATGGTTTGCCTGGGGCTGCTGGCGGCATATGCGCTCTACCTGCGCCGCACCTTCGCCGACCCGAGCGTGGCCGACGGCGAGGTCGGAGCGCTCCGCTTCCAACGGCTGCTGGCGCGCTGGTGGTGGTGGCGCCGGCGCCCCGGCGAGGACGCGGTGCACTGCGGCGAGTGGCTGGAGAGCGTGGGCAACGGCGCCCCGCGCCTCCGGGTCATCCTGGGGCAGGTGCTGGTAGCGCTGGCGGGCATCGTCGGCGGCGCCTACATCTTCGTCGGCGCGGCCGAGGAGACGGCGCGCGCCCTCGGCGTCGCTCCCCTGCTGGTGGCGCTGGTCATCGCCCCCGTCGCCACCGAGCTGCCGGAGAAGTTCAACAGCATCGTCTGGATGCGCCAGGGCAAAGACACCTACGCCGTCGGCAACATCACCGGCGCCATGGTCTTCCAGAGCTCCTTTCCCGTCAGCCTGGGGCTGGCCTTCACCTCCTGGCGCCTGGCGGCGGCCGCGGGCGAGCCGCAGCGCGCGCTCTACTCGGTTGCCCTCGCCCTGGCCGGCGGGCTGTGGCTGCTGGCGGCGACGCGGCTCGCCCCGCGCGAGATGACCGCCGCCGGCGACGACCGCCCGCTCATCCGCCTCCACCCGGCGGTGCTGCTGGCAGGCGGGGCCCTTTACGCGACGTTCCTGTTCCTGCTCATCAAGGGTATCTGACCCGCGCGCCGCCGCATTTGACATCACCGCGCTCGCCCCGCTATCATCCTTGCGGCCATCCGCCCACCAATCCTGACGGCCCGAGGAACCCTGATGCTCGATCTCAAGTTCATCCGCGAACACCCCGACGACGTGCGCGCGGCGCTGCGCAATCTCCACGAAGAAGCGCCTATAGATGACATCCTGCACGCCGACGAGCGCCGCCGCGCCCTGCTGACCGAAGTCGAGGGGCTCAAGCAGCAGCTCAATGAGCGCTCCCAGCGCGTCGCGCGCGCGGAGGCGGGTGAGCGCCCGCGCATTATCGCCGCCAGCCGCGAGTTCAGCGATCACATCTCCGAGCTCGACGCCGAGGTGCGCGAGGTCGAGGCGCGCCTCAACGAGCTCCTGCTGCTGGTGCCCAACATGCCTCACCCCGACGTCCCCGTCGGCGACAGTGAGCAGGACAACGTCGTCGTCCGCACCTGGGGCGAGCCGCGCGCGCTCGGCTTCGAGCCCAGACCGCACTGGGAGCTGGGAGAGGCGCTAGGCGTCATTGACTTTGAGCGCGGGGTCAAGGTGTCCGGCACCCGCTTCTACGTCCTGCGCGGGGCGGGAGCGCGGCTGCAGCGCGCCCTCATCACCTTCATGCTCGACGTGCATACGCGCGACCACGGCTACACCGAGGTCTATCCCCCCTACATGGTCAAGCGCGAGTGCATGGTGGGCACCGGCAACCTGCCGAAATTCGCCGACAACCTCTACCACGACGACCAGGACGACATGTGGTTCATCCCCACCGCCGAGGTGCCGGTGACCAACCTCTTCCGCGACGAGATCCTGGAGGCCCACCAGCTACCGCTGCGCCACGTCGCCTACACCGCCTGCTTCCGCCGCGAGCAAATGGCCGCCGGCCGCGACACGCGGGGAATCAAGCGCGGCCACCAGTTCGACAAGGTCGAGCTGGTCAAGCACGTCGCCCCCGAGACCTCGGACGAGGAGTTGCACAAGCTGATCGCTGACGCCGAGGACATCCTGCGCCGCCTGGAGCTGCCCTACCGCGTCAACCAGATGTGCACCGCCGACCTCAGCTTCAGCGCGGCCATCAAGTATGACCTCGAGGTCTGGGCGCCGGGGGTACAGGAATGGCTGGAGGTTTCTTCCTGCAGCAACTTCGGGGACTTCCAGGCGCGCCGCATGAACATCCGCTATCGGCCCGAACAAGGCGCGCGCCCGCGCTTCGTGCACACCCTCAACGGCTCCGGCGTCGCCCTGCCGCGCACCCTGATCGCGGTTATCGAGAACTACCAGCAGGCGGATGGCAGCGTTCGCATTCCCGAAGTGCTTCTCCCGTACATGGGCGGGGTAGAAACCATCGCCGGGGCATCATGAGGAAGGCGATCCGCGCGCCCGATTGGGGTTCCTCCGACGACCCTCACTCCGCCGGAGTGAGCCGGAACGCCCGCCGGTGGCCATTATGTTCGCCGGTGCCGATGACTTCCCCACGATCGTTGATCGCATTCGCGGAAATCAGCACCCAGCCCGAGTCTCCCGGTATGCACTGATTAAGATCGTGCATGACGCCGTCCTGAAAGAGAAAGGCATGTGACCCGTCGCCCGCAACCTCAAAGGTGCCGACCACCCGACCTCGGTTGTTGACACCCCGCGCCCCGCCCCCGAGCCCTTCAGCCGTCGGCAAAACCGTGACCTTTCCGCTGCGCCACACAACCGGATGGGAGATGAAATGGGGGGCGCGGGTCTTGCGCGCCGCCGTGCCCACCACCATTCCATCCTCGTTAATCGCGCTCGGCTCGCTCCAGATCCACCCGCCGCCGGGAGGGACGCCGAGATCAACTGCCTTTCCGTTTGTCCACAGCCGCGCGAAACCCGCGCGGCGGCCGATCACCTGGCCCTTGTTGTTGATCCCGTTCGCACTGCCCTTGCCCAAGCGCGTCAGCTTGCCATTCCGCCAAAGGAACGCATAGCCTTGCCCCCCTCGCTTCTCGTGAACCCAATAATCGCCCGCCACCTGCCCCCGATCGTTGATGCCACAGGCGCGGCTGTGCACGGCCTCCTTCGGGATCCCGCTTAGGCGCGTCATCTTCCCGGCTCTCCACAGAAACGCGTGGCCGCGGCCCCCGGCGACGTGCGAGGAGCCGACCACTTGCTTCTTGTCGTTAATGCCCAGCGCCCCGCTGAACTCGCCACCAAGGGTGCCGAGATCCGTCATCTTTCCGCTGCGCCAGAGGAACGCATGCCGCATTAGCTCAGCGAAGCTGCCGGGCTCGCCGGTGGTACTCGAGCCCACGACCACGCCCCGGGCATTGATGGCCGAGGCGTCGCTTCCCCGCCCCCCGAGAACCCCGAGGTCGGTGACGGTGAAGCGCGGCGCCGCCGTCGCGGGCGCAAGCGCCGCCAGGATGATTGCGCCAACTGCGGCCCAAAGTAAAGCCTTTGCTCTCAATGGCTTGCTCCTTGGAGGCGAGGCCCGATTGAGCTATTCCCCGCCCTCCCACGCCCGTTCGAGCAACTGCAAGGCGTCCTGCTCCGTCACCGCGCGCGGGTTGGTCTTGAGACTGCCGGACAGCATCGTCCCCGGCAACATCGCCGGCAGGTCCTCGCGCTTCACTCCCACCTGAGCCAGGGTCAGGAGCAGGCCGATCCCCCGCAGCAGTTCCCGCACCGCGCGTACGCCGTCGGCCGGCGTCGGCTGCTCCCGCCCCGGCCGCAGCGCGCGCGCGACCTGGGCGAACTTCTCCCCCGCCGCCTCCAGGTTGTACTGCATGACGTAGGGCAGCAGCAGCGCGCAGGCCGTGCCGTGCGGGAGGTGATGCAGCGCCCCCAGCGGATGCCCGATGGAATGCGCCGCCCCCACCCCCGTGTTGGCGAAGGCCATGCCCGCGGTCATGCTTGCCAACGCCATGCCGTCGCGCGCCTCGGGGTCGCCGCCGTCGCGCACCGCCCGCTCCAACCACGCCCCCACCAGCTCGATAGCCTTGAGCGCCAGCGCGTCGGTGACCGGGGTGGCGCGCCGCGAGACGTAACCCTCGAGGGCGTGGGTGAGGGCGTCGGCGCCGGTGCGGGCGGTCAAGTCGGGCGGCATGGAGTCGGTCAAGGCGGGATCCACGATCGCCGCCGCCGGCACCCAGAAGGGGCTGCGCAGGCCGATCTTGGCGTTAAGCGAGGGGCTATAGATGACGGCGTTCTGGGTGATCTCGGCGGCGGTGCCGGCGGTGGTGGGGAGGCCGATGAACGGCAGCGCGGGGCGGTCAATGGGTTTGCTCTCGGGCGGCAGATACCGCTCGGTCTTGCCGCCCAGGGTGATGATTCCCGCCGCCGCTTTGCCGACGTCGAGGGGGCTGCCGCCGCCGATGCCGATCACCACCTGCGCCCCCGCCGCGCGCACCGCCTCGACGCAAGCGTCCACGGTCGCACTGGAGGGCTCGGGCTCGACCCCATCGAAAACCAGCGCCTCAACCCCGGCAGCGGTGAGCACATCGCCCAGGCGCTGGGCGAGGCCGGCGCCGCGGGTGACGGTGCGTCCACACACGACGAGCGCGCGCGTGCCGTGCTGGCGCGCGGTCTCGCCCGCGCGCTCGAGCGCGCCGCGGCCGTAGATCATGAGCGGAGGAAAACGAAGCTCGTGGGATCGCGACCTCAAGGGGGTGCGCCCTCGCTCGCGCCGCCCGCAGCCTCCGGGCATGGGGGTGCGGCGGCTACCAGCCCCATTTGAAGATTACGTGCTCGACGCTTTGCAGGACGTAGCTGATCCCCAGCAGGCACAGGCAGCCGAGGAACACCCACTCGACATTGGTGCTCAGCACCATGGACTGCACGCCGCCGGCGTCCATGGCGGGATTGGTGGCGTCCGGCATGAACTTCAGCGTCGCCACCGCCTGGTGCAGGAACTGGAGGGAGCGGACGTACGCCTGGTGCAGCGGAATCCGCGCCGCGAACATGACCCCCACGGTGGCGGGATAGGCCAGCCACTGCAGGATGCGGAACTTGCGTTCCTGGTGTTCCTCGTAGATGGGGCAAGTGCGGCACCGCGCGCGGCCGCGGGCGCCGCTCTGGCGCACGGCAAGCGCCTCCTCGTGCGCCCACGCCTCAGCGCCCTGCGCCATCTTCTCCGCCAGCGACAGATCGCACAGGCACCCCGAGCCCGCCTTCCAGCACGATCGGCGCTCGCGAAGCCGAGGGCAGACGTTGCCCGCCGAGCGGCAGCGCACCAGGTCCCAGCATGCCGGTATGAGCGACCGCGGACGCACCGTCACCGCCCTCGATCCACCGGGCACGCGGGCGCGCTGCGGCCAGCGCGTCGCCGCCAGGAACACCTGCACCGCCCCCCACGAGGCCGCCACCGCCAAGACGGGTTTGCCCGACGCCTGCGCGGCGAGGACGATGGTATCCGTCAGGAGGTTGGCGGAGCGGTAGTCCATCTGCAGCGCCGCCCCCACCAGCGCGGGCAGGCCGACATAGAGACACCCGCCGACCGCGCCCGCCGCCAGGGTCGCGGACGAGGACTCGTGGTAGCGCACCAGGGCGAACATGACCGCGAAGAACGCCCCCCAGGCCAGCACCTTGGCTGCGGTGGACACCCACCGCGCGAGAGCGGCCTGCGCCGCGAAGG comes from Armatimonadota bacterium and encodes:
- the serS gene encoding serine--tRNA ligase, whose translation is MLDLKFIREHPDDVRAALRNLHEEAPIDDILHADERRRALLTEVEGLKQQLNERSQRVARAEAGERPRIIAASREFSDHISELDAEVREVEARLNELLLLVPNMPHPDVPVGDSEQDNVVVRTWGEPRALGFEPRPHWELGEALGVIDFERGVKVSGTRFYVLRGAGARLQRALITFMLDVHTRDHGYTEVYPPYMVKRECMVGTGNLPKFADNLYHDDQDDMWFIPTAEVPVTNLFRDEILEAHQLPLRHVAYTACFRREQMAAGRDTRGIKRGHQFDKVELVKHVAPETSDEELHKLIADAEDILRRLELPYRVNQMCTADLSFSAAIKYDLEVWAPGVQEWLEVSSCSNFGDFQARRMNIRYRPEQGARPRFVHTLNGSGVALPRTLIAVIENYQQADGSVRIPEVLLPYMGGVETIAGAS
- a CDS encoding HAF repeat-containing protein, with amino-acid sequence MRAKALLWAAVGAIILAALAPATAAPRFTVTDLGVLGGRGSDASAINARGVVVGSSTTGEPGSFAELMRHAFLWRSGKMTDLGTLGGEFSGALGINDKKQVVGSSHVAGGRGHAFLWRAGKMTRLSGIPKEAVHSRACGINDRGQVAGDYWVHEKRGGQGYAFLWRNGKLTRLGKGSANGINNKGQVIGRRAGFARLWTNGKAVDLGVPPGGGWIWSEPSAINEDGMVVGTAARKTRAPHFISHPVVWRSGKVTVLPTAEGLGGGARGVNNRGRVVGTFEVAGDGSHAFLFQDGVMHDLNQCIPGDSGWVLISANAINDRGEVIGTGEHNGHRRAFRLTPAE
- a CDS encoding iron-containing alcohol dehydrogenase translates to MRSRSHELRFPPLMIYGRGALERAGETARQHGTRALVVCGRTVTRGAGLAQRLGDVLTAAGVEALVFDGVEPEPSSATVDACVEAVRAAGAQVVIGIGGGSPLDVGKAAAGIITLGGKTERYLPPESKPIDRPALPFIGLPTTAGTAAEITQNAVIYSPSLNAKIGLRSPFWVPAAAIVDPALTDSMPPDLTARTGADALTHALEGYVSRRATPVTDALALKAIELVGAWLERAVRDGGDPEARDGMALASMTAGMAFANTGVGAAHSIGHPLGALHHLPHGTACALLLPYVMQYNLEAAGEKFAQVARALRPGREQPTPADGVRAVRELLRGIGLLLTLAQVGVKREDLPAMLPGTMLSGSLKTNPRAVTEQDALQLLERAWEGGE